GCCAGAGCCCCGAAGACAACAAGGCCCAAGAAGGCTAACGTATAAATTCCACGGGCCGGCGCCAGCAGTAAGGTGCTTATAGCCAGGGTGATCAAAGGCACGAAAGCGGTATAGCGCAGCAACTTGTGGGAGATGAGCTGCCAGGCAAACACCGGGTCTCGAAAGGGGCTCATCAGGTGGCGCATGTCTTTCAACGCCCACAGCGCGCGAAGGCTGACTCGCACACGCATGCTGAATTCGCTGTCGCTGTCGTTCAGGGCTTCTTCTTTCAGCAGGGCTCGGGGCTCATAGACTACGCGGTATCCCTGCTCTACCACTTTTAATGGTTGTACAAAGTCTGGCAACTGGTCCGCGTTGAGGGGCTGGTAGAGTGTTTTGCGCATGGCGTCTATACCACCATCCACACCAACAACGGAACCTAACCGGGTTTCCTGTTCCCTTAGCCAATTCTCGTATTTCATGTAGGCACTGCAGCCGTCGCCCACCAGGGAACCGTCGTCGTTCACGTAGACCATCTTGCCAGTCACATAGCCCACATCAGGGTCGGCGAAGTTGCTGCACAGTTGGCTGACTGCCTGACTGTCCCACTGGGAATTGGCATCGGAGAACAGGATTATATCGCCGGTAGTTTGCGGTACCAGGGTATTCAGGCCAGCGGTTTTACCCTGTCTTGGCACCTGGCGGAACAGGCGGATCGGAAACCGGGCGGATGCCGCCATACACTCTATGATGTCATCGGTGCCGTCATCGGATTCGTCGGAGATCACCAGGACTTCCAGCTTGTCTGCCGGGTAGTCCAGCGCCAGTTTGTTCTTAAGAGTCGCTTCGATGTCCTTTGCTTCGTTGTAGGCAGCTATCAGAATCGAAACTCTCGGCTGATACATCTCATCCTTGCGGACAGGACGGTTGACCAGTCCTGCAACTACCCTGGTCATCAATGGATAGCCGAAATATATGTAAACCAGCAGACCAAACGACAACCAGAAAATCAGCGGTATCATAGTGCCACTCCGCTGACTTGGGTTTGCTCAGTGGTGTTTACTGGCAAGCCGTCCAGCACACCTTCTGCCTTGAGCACATTGCTCATGGTGGTAAACCGGAATTGACGCAGCAGTCTGGTCAGTCGCTGCTCGCACACTTCCAGATTGTTATAGTGACGGAATCGGGAAAACCATTTAACGTCCAACCGTGGTTGGCCCGGGTCGATTTCCCATGGGTGCAGGTAGAAAACGAAAGGCTGCCCCTGCCGATTGATACTGCCAAGGCCCCACTTGCTGAACCAGTACGGGAACAAACGGAAATACCCTCCCCCTGCGATTGGCAACGTGTAACCCGGGAATTTGAGGGTACTCAACGGAAATTCAGCCAATTCGTAGCCTTTGTCCGTTGTCAGCCGATGGGGCCAGCGCGGCGTACCGGGCATGCCGTAGCGATCATGATGGACCGGGAATATGGATGAATCCCAGGTGAAGCCTTCCTCGGCCAGGATATCCAGAGCCCAACGGGATTGGTTGGTAATCGAATAGCTGG
Above is a genomic segment from Marinobacter panjinensis containing:
- a CDS encoding XrtA system polysaccharide deacetylase, with translation MRNNTTPIQNALTIDVEDYFQVAALAEAVDRNDWHSMEYRVESNVNRLLELLDSEGSKATFFTLGWVADKSPELVRAIQKAGHEVASHGYSHQLIYNQTPEVFREETRRSKKILEDITGEAITGYRAASYSITNQSRWALDILAEEGFTWDSSIFPVHHDRYGMPGTPRWPHRLTTDKGYELAEFPLSTLKFPGYTLPIAGGGYFRLFPYWFSKWGLGSINRQGQPFVFYLHPWEIDPGQPRLDVKWFSRFRHYNNLEVCEQRLTRLLRQFRFTTMSNVLKAEGVLDGLPVNTTEQTQVSGVAL
- a CDS encoding glycosyltransferase family 2 protein, yielding MIPLIFWLSFGLLVYIYFGYPLMTRVVAGLVNRPVRKDEMYQPRVSILIAAYNEAKDIEATLKNKLALDYPADKLEVLVISDESDDGTDDIIECMAASARFPIRLFRQVPRQGKTAGLNTLVPQTTGDIILFSDANSQWDSQAVSQLCSNFADPDVGYVTGKMVYVNDDGSLVGDGCSAYMKYENWLREQETRLGSVVGVDGGIDAMRKTLYQPLNADQLPDFVQPLKVVEQGYRVVYEPRALLKEEALNDSDSEFSMRVRVSLRALWALKDMRHLMSPFRDPVFAWQLISHKLLRYTAFVPLITLAISTLLLAPARGIYTLAFLGLVVFGALAWTGHKREGEGQPLSVIYSIPYYFMLLNIASYKATAAFLKGEKKVIWNPRKG